In the genome of Oenanthe melanoleuca isolate GR-GAL-2019-014 chromosome 21, OMel1.0, whole genome shotgun sequence, one region contains:
- the WNT4 gene encoding protein Wnt-4, with the protein MSPEYSLRSLLLIILATFSANASNWLYLAKLSSVGSISEEETCEKLKGLIQRQVQMCKRNLEVMDSVRRGAQLAIEECQYQFRNRRWNCSTLDTLPVFGKVVTQGTREAAFVYAISSAGVAFAVTRACSSGELDKCGCDRTVQGGSPQGFQWSGCSDNIAYGVAFSQSFVDIRERSKGASSNRALMNLHNNEAGRKAILNNMRVECKCHGVSGSCEFKTCWKAMPPFRKVGNVLKEKFDGATEVEQSEIGSTKVLVPKNSQFKPHTDEDLVYLDSSPDFCEHDLKNGVLGTSGRQCNKTSKAIDGCELMCCGRGFHTDQLEVVERCSCKFHWCCSVKCKPCHRLLEIHTCR; encoded by the exons ATGAGCCCGGAGTATTCTCTGCGCTCCTTGCTGCTCATCATCCTCGCCACCTTCTCGGCCAACGCCAGCAACTGGCT GTACCTGGCAAAGCTGTCTTCAGTGGGGAGCATCTCCGAGGAGGAGACCTGTGAGAAGCTGAAGGGCCTGATCCAGAGGCAGGTGCAGATGTGCAAGAGGAACCTGGAGGTGATGGACTCGGTGCGGCGCGGGGCGCAGCTGGCCATCGAGGAGTGCCAGTACCAGTTCCGCAACCGCCGCTGGAACTGCTCCACGCTCGACACCCTGCCTGTCTTTGGCAAGGTGGTGACACAAG ggacacggGAGGCAGCGTTTGTCTATGCCATCTCCTCGGCGGGCGTGGCCTTCGCCGTGACCCGCGCCTGCAGCAGCGGCGAGCTGGACAAGTGCGGCTGCGACCGCACCGTGCAGGGGGGCAGCCCCCAGG GCTTCCAGTGGTCGGGCTGCTCGGACAACATCGCCTACGGCGTGGCCTTCTCGCAGTCCTTCGTGGACATCCGGGAGAGGAGCAAAGGGGCCTCTTCCAACAGAGCCTTAATGAACCTCCACAACAACGAGGCAGGGAGGAAG GCCATCCTGAACAACATGCGTGTGGAGTGCAAGTGCCACGGCGTGTCGGGCTCGTGCGAGTTCAAGACGTGCTGGAAGGCCATGCCCCCCTTCCGCAAAGTGGGCAACGTCCTCAAGGAGAAATTCGACGGCGCCACCGAGGTGGAGCAGAGCGAGATCGGATCCACCAAAGTGCTGGTGCCCAAGAACTCCCAGTTCAAGCCACACACAGACGAGGACCTCGTCTACCTGGACTCCAGCCCCGACTTCTGCGAGCACGACCTGAAGAACGGGGTGCTGGGCACCAGCGGGCGGCAGTGCAACAAGACCTCCAAGGCCATCGACGGCTGCGAGCTCATGTGCTGCGGCCGCGGCTTCCACACGGACCAGCTGGAGGTTGTGGAGAGGTGCAGCTGCAAATTCCACTGGTGCTGCTCTGTCAAGTGCAAACCCTGCCATCGGCTGCTGGAGATCCACACCTGCCGGTGA